In Notamacropus eugenii isolate mMacEug1 chromosome 1, mMacEug1.pri_v2, whole genome shotgun sequence, one genomic interval encodes:
- the NANP gene encoding N-acylneuraminate-9-phosphatase isoform X1, whose translation MAVSKHVLRISCQCQVIKLLKSKYQYKEGEAQVISEKVQVKFSQECYRESKMSITDLRISHWEEAIQETRGETANRELAKECYFLWKSTRLQHMTLSEDVKNMLTELRKEVPLLLLTNGDTQTQREKIEACACQPYFDAIVVGGEQEEEKPAPSIFYYCCDLLGVQPGDCVMVGDTLETDIQGGLNAGLKATVWINKNGIVPQKQSPVPHYVASSVLELRAILQNIDYIPNMSA comes from the coding sequence gtGATAAAACTATTAAAGTCAAAATACCAATACAAAGAAGGAGAAGCTCAGGTCATCAGTGAAAAAGTCCAAGTTAAATTCAGCCAAGAGTGCTACAGAGAGTCCAAAATGTCCATTACTGATCTAAGGATTTCACATTGGGAAGAAGCTATTCAAGAAACAAGAGGTGAGACAGCCAATCGGGAACTAGCTAAAGAATGTTATTTCCTATGGAAATCTACACGTCTGCAGCATATGACTTTATCAGAAGACGTAAAAAACATGCTGACTGAACTTCGAAAGGAggttcccctccttcttttgactaATGgtgacacacagacacaaagggAGAAGATTGAAGCTTGTGCCTGTCAACCATATTTTGATGCTATTGTTGTAGGTGGAGAGCAAGAGGAGGAGAAACCAGCACCCTCTATATTCTATTACTGCTGTGATCTCCTTGGGGTACAGCCAGGAGACTGTGTAATGGTTGGGGATACTCTAGAAACAGATATCCAAGGAGGTCTTAATGCTGGCTTGAAAGCAACAGTCTggataaataaaaatggaattgtACCCCAGAAGCAGTCCCCAGTACCTCACTATGTTGCTTCTTCTGTGCTAGAGTTACGTGCCATCTTACAGAATATAGATTACATACCCAATATGTCAGCTTAA